Proteins from a single region of Abyssalbus ytuae:
- a CDS encoding glycoside hydrolase family 5 protein, giving the protein MKYLIKKTSFTFLSLILALNIYSQSELSRITVQENNFVTEEGKTIIFRGLNTSDPDKLESQKHWNKAYFQEIKNWGGNLVRFPVHPTAWVKRGKENYLKLLDDGIKWAAELGMYVIIDWHSIGNLRTEMYQHDMYDTTKKQTFDFWRTIASKYGDNSTVAFYELFNEPTTFNNQLGTITWQQWKELNEEMITIIRANGGKGIPLVAGFNWAYDLTPVKENPVNATGIAYVSHPYPQKREKPWEEKWTDDWGFIKEKYPLILTEIGFCGPEDPGAHIPVISDESYGDSITSYCDHKEISYMVWVFDPQWAPRLFEDWNFTPSRHGKYFKKKLKSYKY; this is encoded by the coding sequence ATGAAATATTTGATTAAAAAAACTTCATTCACTTTTTTAAGTTTAATATTAGCGTTAAATATTTACTCTCAATCTGAATTAAGCCGAATAACCGTTCAAGAAAATAATTTTGTAACTGAAGAAGGAAAAACTATTATTTTTAGAGGGCTTAATACAAGTGATCCTGATAAACTTGAAAGCCAGAAACATTGGAATAAAGCCTACTTTCAGGAAATAAAAAACTGGGGGGGCAATCTGGTAAGGTTTCCGGTTCACCCAACTGCCTGGGTAAAAAGAGGGAAAGAAAACTATTTAAAATTATTGGATGATGGCATAAAATGGGCTGCAGAGTTGGGTATGTATGTAATTATTGATTGGCACAGTATAGGAAATTTACGTACAGAAATGTATCAGCACGACATGTATGACACTACCAAAAAACAAACTTTTGATTTCTGGAGAACAATTGCTTCAAAATATGGAGACAACTCTACGGTTGCATTTTATGAGTTATTCAATGAACCTACTACCTTCAATAATCAGTTAGGTACCATTACCTGGCAGCAGTGGAAAGAACTAAATGAAGAAATGATTACCATTATCCGTGCAAATGGTGGTAAAGGCATCCCATTAGTAGCCGGGTTTAACTGGGCTTATGATCTCACACCTGTAAAAGAGAATCCTGTCAATGCGACGGGCATTGCTTATGTAAGCCATCCATATCCTCAAAAGCGTGAAAAACCCTGGGAAGAAAAATGGACTGATGACTGGGGCTTTATAAAAGAAAAATACCCTTTAATTTTAACAGAAATAGGGTTTTGTGGTCCGGAAGACCCGGGAGCACACATCCCTGTAATAAGTGATGAATCTTACGGTGATTCCATAACATCCTATTGTGATCATAAAGAAATATCATATATGGTATGGGTATTTGATCCGCAATGGGCACCAAGGTTATTTGAAGACTGGAATTTTACCCCTTCAAGGCATGGAAAGTATTTTAAAAAGAAATTAAAAAGTTATAAATATTAA
- a CDS encoding acyl-CoA thioesterase yields MQVFEKNIAVKSSDLDDLNHVNNVRYVQWVQDAAKDHWHSVAKEKMYQNYVWVVTSHHIQYKSPAIAGDQILIKTYVIKSEGVISTRIVEMYNSHTNKMIVKAQTNWCLLNARTKRPIRIPPEIIEIFN; encoded by the coding sequence ATGCAGGTATTTGAAAAAAATATAGCTGTAAAATCAAGCGATTTAGATGATTTGAACCATGTAAATAATGTACGGTATGTACAATGGGTACAGGATGCTGCAAAAGATCATTGGCACTCGGTTGCAAAGGAAAAAATGTATCAAAATTATGTATGGGTGGTAACCAGTCACCATATTCAATATAAAAGTCCTGCCATTGCTGGAGACCAAATATTAATAAAAACATATGTTATAAAATCGGAAGGTGTCATTTCCACCCGCATTGTTGAAATGTATAATTCCCATACAAACAAAATGATTGTAAAGGCTCAAACAAACTGGTGTCTTTTAAATGCCCGGACAAAACGACCTATACGAATACCCCCGGAAATTATTGAAATTTTTAATTAG
- a CDS encoding glutaminyl-peptide cyclotransferase, with protein sequence MGLYKFLTFSLLTILIISCNGANSSTKKNFSLEISNNKKDFKPGETVQINLKNENNIQIDRIEYELEGKKTEVLNNTLSLANVNLGKQELTATVYYGDKSEKITKNITILSNTAPVIYTYKIINEYPHDINSFTQGLEFHNDTLYESTGRNGHSYIRKTDYKTGKVLKQTDLDKAYFGEGITIINNKVYQLTWRKMTGFVYDLNSFEQLETFKYGNSKEGWGLTNDGKKIFKSDGTEKIWFLNPDTLTEEGYIQTVTNTSVFNKANELEYVDGKIYANVWQKDSAMIIDANTGAIIGVIDFRGLKDKVTKHEKLDVLNGIAYNSSSKTFFITGKNWDKLFEVEIMKK encoded by the coding sequence ATGGGCCTTTATAAATTTTTAACTTTCAGCTTATTAACTATTTTAATCATTTCCTGCAATGGGGCAAATTCTTCAACCAAAAAGAATTTTTCTTTAGAAATTTCAAATAATAAGAAGGATTTTAAGCCGGGTGAAACAGTTCAGATAAATTTAAAAAATGAAAATAACATTCAAATTGACAGGATTGAATATGAACTGGAAGGTAAAAAAACAGAAGTATTAAATAATACACTTTCACTTGCAAATGTCAATTTAGGTAAACAAGAACTTACAGCTACTGTTTACTACGGAGATAAATCAGAGAAAATAACCAAAAATATTACTATTTTATCTAACACCGCACCCGTTATTTATACATATAAAATAATAAATGAATATCCTCATGATATCAACTCCTTTACCCAGGGACTGGAGTTTCATAACGATACATTATACGAAAGTACGGGAAGGAACGGCCACTCTTACATAAGAAAAACAGATTATAAAACAGGTAAGGTTTTAAAGCAAACCGATTTAGATAAAGCCTATTTTGGTGAGGGTATTACTATTATAAATAATAAAGTTTACCAGTTAACGTGGAGAAAAATGACCGGTTTTGTATATGACCTTAACTCTTTTGAACAGCTTGAAACTTTTAAATATGGTAATAGTAAAGAAGGTTGGGGTCTAACAAACGATGGGAAAAAAATATTTAAAAGCGACGGCACAGAAAAAATATGGTTTTTAAACCCTGATACTCTTACAGAGGAAGGTTATATCCAAACTGTGACCAATACTTCTGTTTTTAATAAAGCCAATGAACTGGAATATGTTGATGGAAAAATTTATGCCAACGTATGGCAAAAAGACAGTGCCATGATTATTGATGCTAATACCGGAGCTATTATCGGAGTGATTGACTTTAGGGGGCTTAAAGACAAAGTAACTAAACATGAAAAGCTGGATGTATTAAATGGAATTGCATATAATTCATCTTCAAAAACATTTTTTATAACCGGAAAAAACTGGGATAAATTATTTGAAGTAGAAATTATGAAAAAGTAA
- a CDS encoding SDR family oxidoreductase has product MSKVILITGGSSGIGKSTGEFLVKKGYKVYGTSRNPEKLIEFDIFPLLKLDVSNPASITAAVEEILKKEGRIDVLVNNAGVGITGPIEETPHEEILKAFNTNFNGPLNVIKAVLPHMRTQNSGLVINITSIAAYMGLPYRGIYSATKAALEVTTEALRMETKDFGVKFTNVAPGDFATNIASGRYHAPVLNDSPYKLPYGKTLEMMNEHVDGGDDPQMVAGLIYRIINTKNPKIHYKVGAFMQKFSIVLKRILPDKAYERLLLNHYKL; this is encoded by the coding sequence ATGTCAAAAGTTATTTTAATTACAGGAGGTTCATCCGGAATAGGAAAATCCACCGGAGAATTTTTAGTAAAAAAGGGTTATAAAGTTTACGGAACCAGTAGAAATCCCGAAAAACTGATAGAGTTTGATATTTTTCCTTTATTAAAACTCGATGTGTCAAATCCTGCCTCAATAACTGCAGCAGTAGAAGAAATATTAAAAAAAGAAGGCCGCATAGATGTACTTGTAAATAATGCAGGGGTAGGTATCACCGGCCCGATAGAAGAAACCCCCCATGAAGAAATACTAAAAGCCTTTAACACTAACTTCAACGGACCGCTTAATGTAATTAAGGCAGTATTACCACATATGAGAACCCAAAACAGCGGATTAGTTATTAATATAACATCTATCGCTGCTTATATGGGATTGCCATACCGGGGAATTTATTCGGCTACCAAAGCAGCTCTTGAAGTGACTACGGAGGCCCTGCGGATGGAAACAAAAGATTTTGGGGTGAAATTTACAAATGTCGCACCTGGTGATTTTGCTACCAATATAGCATCGGGAAGATATCATGCGCCTGTGTTAAATGATTCTCCTTATAAATTACCTTACGGAAAAACTTTAGAGATGATGAATGAACATGTTGATGGCGGAGATGATCCTCAAATGGTGGCAGGGCTTATATATAGGATTATAAATACCAAAAACCCTAAAATACATTATAAAGTGGGGGCTTTTATGCAAAAATTTTCGATTGTTTTAAAAAGAATTCTGCCGGATAAAGC
- a CDS encoding outer membrane beta-barrel protein, with translation MKKELLFAVILLLFKVVSAQETITEEDEKKYIPPGTWVVGGMFSFNSTKVDRESYDIAYKVEGKGYDFSLAPSIGYSFSKNWLAGVSIGYSYYENESKSFSQDTLIRRSDNFRKSYSVNPYFKKSFDIKNNFLVFIRGDFNYTKSKYEDKNSSDDSEYMSSDQRNNFFVGIKPGITFFLSNKFALESTVGRFGYNKTTYKNNLNNDNDYDDKSDGFIASLDFSSIYFGLSYYF, from the coding sequence ATGAAAAAAGAATTATTATTTGCAGTTATTTTATTGCTATTTAAAGTAGTAAGCGCTCAGGAAACAATAACTGAAGAAGATGAAAAAAAATACATACCTCCAGGCACGTGGGTAGTAGGAGGTATGTTTTCTTTCAATTCCACTAAAGTAGATAGAGAAAGCTATGACATCGCTTATAAAGTTGAAGGTAAAGGCTATGATTTCTCTCTTGCCCCTTCTATAGGCTATTCATTTTCAAAAAACTGGCTTGCTGGTGTGAGTATCGGATATTCTTATTACGAAAACGAAAGCAAATCTTTCAGCCAGGACACTCTTATTAGAAGGAGTGATAATTTCAGAAAATCTTATTCTGTTAATCCTTATTTTAAAAAATCCTTCGATATAAAAAATAATTTTTTGGTATTTATCAGAGGAGATTTTAATTACACCAAATCCAAGTATGAAGATAAAAACAGCTCCGATGATTCTGAATACATGAGTTCTGATCAACGAAATAACTTCTTTGTTGGAATTAAACCAGGTATTACATTTTTTCTAAGCAACAAATTTGCACTGGAAAGTACCGTGGGAAGATTTGGTTATAATAAAACTACTTATAAAAATAATCTTAATAATGATAATGATTATGATGATAAATCCGATGGTTTTATTGCCAGTTTAGACTTCTCCTCTATTTATTTTGGTCTTTCTTACTACTTTTAA
- a CDS encoding PPK2 family polyphosphate kinase yields the protein MKKIKTSNYRVDDKIILSEFNAHDDLDASEKELEEELEEVREKLGKFQDVMYAHGKYGVLVCLQGMDTAGKDSLIREVFKDFNTRGIVVHSFKVPTELERKHDYLWRHYIALPPKGKFGVFNRTHYENVLVTRVHPEYILAEDIPGIASVSDVNEAFWKKRFEQINNFEKHIAENGTIIFKFFLHLSKHEQRNRLLRRIELKEKNWKFSPGDLKERELWGKYQECYEDAINKTSTPYAPWYIIPADNKDAARVIVADILYDELKKYKDIDEPELDEKIKANLAEYKRQLEAEN from the coding sequence ATGAAAAAAATTAAAACTTCAAATTATCGGGTAGACGATAAAATTATATTATCTGAATTTAATGCCCATGACGATTTAGACGCGTCGGAAAAAGAATTAGAAGAGGAACTGGAAGAGGTAAGGGAGAAATTAGGTAAATTTCAGGATGTGATGTATGCACATGGAAAGTATGGTGTTTTGGTATGCTTGCAAGGAATGGATACGGCCGGTAAAGATAGTTTAATACGGGAAGTCTTTAAAGATTTTAATACAAGGGGAATTGTTGTACACAGTTTTAAAGTCCCCACTGAACTGGAGAGAAAGCATGATTATCTCTGGAGGCATTATATTGCCTTGCCGCCTAAAGGAAAGTTTGGGGTTTTTAACAGGACTCATTATGAAAATGTACTTGTAACCCGTGTACATCCGGAATATATACTGGCAGAAGATATTCCGGGAATAGCATCAGTTAGTGATGTTAATGAAGCATTTTGGAAAAAAAGGTTCGAACAAATCAACAATTTTGAAAAGCACATTGCAGAAAATGGAACTATAATTTTTAAGTTTTTTTTGCACCTATCAAAACATGAACAGCGCAATAGGTTATTAAGGCGAATAGAATTGAAAGAAAAAAACTGGAAGTTTTCTCCGGGGGATCTTAAAGAAAGGGAACTTTGGGGAAAATATCAGGAATGTTACGAAGATGCCATAAATAAAACATCTACTCCGTATGCCCCCTGGTATATAATACCTGCCGATAACAAAGATGCTGCCCGGGTGATTGTAGCTGATATTTTGTATGATGAGTTAAAAAAATACAAAGATATAGATGAACCCGAGTTGGATGAAAAAATAAAAGCTAACTTAGCTGAATATAAAAGACAGCTGGAAGCTGAAAATTAA
- a CDS encoding M20/M25/M40 family metallo-hydrolase has translation MKKLLVLLLLFTVTFTYSQNDDDKLQLEKIYKTSLTNGKSYEWLDYLSNQIGGRLSGSYNAEKAVQYTKSQLDSLGLDRVWLQPVMVPKWVRGIKEYAYIESSPGKTNQVNICALGGSVATPEGGLKAEVIEVKGIDDLATIGKEKIEGKIVFYNRPMQPELIHTFEAYGNCVDQRYAGAMEAAKYGAVGVIVRSMNLRLDDLPHTGSMSYGETPENKRIPAAAISTNDAELLSGMLALDKSLKFYFSQKCKVYPDVQSYNVIGEIKGNEYPNEIITVGGHLDSWDLGDGSHDDGAGCVQSMDVLRLLKETGYKPKRTIRVVLFMNEENGLRGGKKYAEEAKGKGENHVFALESDSGGFTPRGFSFDCDEANFNKILQWKSLFEPYLIHYFEKGYSGADIGPLKDTGLVLAGLRPDSQRYFDHHHASNDTFEHVNKRELELGAATMASLVYLIDKYGTLLPKKVKG, from the coding sequence ATGAAAAAACTACTTGTCCTTTTACTACTATTTACAGTCACTTTTACTTATTCTCAAAATGATGATGATAAGCTTCAGTTAGAAAAAATTTACAAGACTTCGCTCACAAATGGTAAAAGCTATGAATGGTTAGATTATTTAAGTAACCAGATTGGCGGCAGGCTTTCAGGGTCTTACAATGCTGAAAAAGCTGTACAATACACCAAATCGCAATTAGATTCATTAGGGCTAGACAGGGTTTGGTTACAGCCTGTAATGGTTCCCAAGTGGGTTAGGGGCATAAAGGAATATGCGTATATAGAATCTTCCCCAGGAAAAACAAATCAGGTAAACATATGTGCCCTGGGTGGCTCGGTAGCTACCCCTGAGGGTGGATTAAAAGCTGAAGTGATAGAAGTAAAAGGCATAGACGATCTGGCTACTATCGGAAAAGAAAAAATAGAGGGAAAAATAGTATTTTATAACAGGCCGATGCAACCGGAGCTTATACATACCTTTGAAGCTTATGGTAATTGTGTTGACCAACGTTATGCAGGTGCTATGGAAGCTGCTAAATACGGAGCTGTGGGAGTTATTGTTAGATCCATGAATTTACGGTTGGATGATTTACCCCATACAGGTTCCATGAGCTATGGCGAAACTCCTGAAAATAAGAGAATCCCGGCAGCAGCTATAAGTACAAACGATGCAGAATTACTAAGCGGAATGCTGGCACTGGATAAATCTTTGAAATTTTATTTTAGCCAAAAGTGTAAAGTATATCCCGATGTACAATCGTATAATGTAATTGGTGAAATAAAGGGGAATGAATATCCGAATGAAATTATAACAGTAGGAGGACATTTGGATTCCTGGGATTTAGGTGACGGATCTCATGATGACGGAGCCGGTTGCGTACAAAGTATGGATGTTTTACGCCTATTAAAAGAAACAGGTTATAAACCGAAAAGAACTATACGGGTAGTGTTGTTTATGAATGAAGAAAACGGACTTAGAGGGGGTAAGAAATATGCTGAAGAGGCCAAAGGTAAAGGAGAAAATCATGTATTTGCTTTAGAAAGTGATAGTGGGGGCTTTACTCCGCGAGGATTCTCATTTGATTGTGATGAGGCTAATTTTAATAAAATATTACAATGGAAATCTCTTTTTGAACCTTACCTGATACACTATTTTGAAAAAGGATATTCCGGGGCAGATATAGGCCCTTTAAAAGATACCGGTTTGGTATTAGCAGGTTTACGACCCGACTCACAACGTTATTTTGATCACCATCATGCTTCTAATGATACCTTTGAACATGTTAACAAAAGGGAATTAGAACTTGGAGCTGCTACCATGGCTTCATTGGTTTATTTAATTGATAAGTATGGTACCCTTTTGCCAAAAAAGGTGAAAGGATAA
- a CDS encoding DUF2167 domain-containing protein yields MKHTIILIFFLTFIFSFGQENENQPALDETELIELYQEKMDSIEKTFSYQHGKIDIDNGMATLEIPEGYKYLEPHQANRVLTEIWGNPPSETLGLLLPENTSPVSDNFTYAIEITYEEEGYIADDDATDIDYDELLTQMQKDVEDANPERIKEGYESFKLIGWASEPYYDQMNKKLHWAKEFKFGESETNTLNYNIRILGRKGVLNLNVIGDMSVLPQVKNDIDSFLNSVDFNEGYRYTDFNPDMDKIAAYGIGGLIAGKVLAKTGALAVLLKFWKVIAIALAGGFAVLRKRFTGNKTS; encoded by the coding sequence ATGAAACACACTATTATCTTAATTTTCTTCCTGACTTTTATCTTTTCGTTTGGTCAGGAAAATGAAAATCAGCCTGCTCTTGATGAAACTGAACTCATAGAATTGTATCAGGAGAAAATGGACAGCATTGAAAAAACATTTTCTTATCAACACGGCAAAATAGACATTGACAATGGAATGGCCACACTTGAAATTCCTGAAGGATACAAATACCTGGAACCACATCAGGCCAACCGGGTATTGACTGAAATTTGGGGAAATCCGCCAAGTGAAACTCTTGGTTTATTACTTCCCGAAAATACTTCCCCGGTAAGTGATAACTTTACATATGCCATAGAAATAACATATGAGGAAGAAGGATATATAGCTGATGATGATGCAACAGACATTGACTATGATGAACTTCTTACGCAAATGCAAAAAGATGTGGAAGATGCAAATCCTGAGAGAATAAAAGAAGGATATGAGTCCTTTAAATTAATTGGATGGGCTTCCGAGCCTTATTATGATCAAATGAATAAGAAGCTTCACTGGGCAAAAGAGTTTAAATTCGGGGAAAGTGAAACAAATACTTTAAACTATAATATACGCATTCTTGGAAGAAAAGGGGTTTTAAACCTGAATGTTATCGGGGATATGAGTGTATTACCCCAGGTAAAAAACGATATTGATTCTTTTTTAAATAGTGTAGATTTTAATGAAGGTTACCGATATACTGATTTTAACCCGGATATGGATAAAATTGCCGCCTATGGTATTGGTGGTTTAATTGCAGGGAAAGTATTAGCCAAAACGGGAGCTCTGGCAGTATTATTAAAATTCTGGAAGGTAATAGCTATTGCACTTGCCGGAGGGTTTGCTGTATTAAGAAAGAGATTTACAGGAAACAAGACTTCCTGA
- a CDS encoding PIN domain-containing protein yields the protein MIIVVDTNIIFSGILSPNGTISDILLNSTDTFDFYAPTFILEELEKHHQKLMKISKLSENDLNFLKRIILKRIELIDIESIRPETWEKALYLAKDIDEFDTPFIALCLELDSPLWSGDKKLLNGLKRKGIDWGLDTNIMLTIRNDIK from the coding sequence GTGATTATCGTTGTAGATACTAATATAATCTTCAGTGGAATTTTAAGCCCTAACGGAACAATTAGTGACATTTTATTAAATTCTACAGATACTTTTGACTTTTATGCCCCCACTTTCATCTTAGAAGAACTTGAAAAACATCATCAAAAGCTGATGAAAATTTCTAAACTTTCTGAAAATGATTTGAATTTTCTTAAAAGAATTATTCTTAAAAGAATTGAACTGATTGATATTGAATCAATTCGGCCAGAGACTTGGGAAAAAGCATTATATCTGGCAAAAGATATTGACGAATTTGATACTCCATTCATAGCCTTATGTTTGGAACTGGATTCTCCATTATGGTCTGGTGACAAAAAACTTTTAAATGGATTGAAAAGAAAAGGAATAGATTGGGGTTTGGATACTAATATAATGTTAACTATCCGTAACGACATAAAATAA
- a CDS encoding bifunctional helix-turn-helix transcriptional regulator/GNAT family N-acetyltransferase: MNLEELGYLSVGSQMRRIYEKLQIEGDNIYKNIGLGFKSSWFPIYYLLSQSNRALTVMEITNKISYSRITTKNVVRELQKAGYVNVVHNPTDSRSKLINLSEKGKSIEPQLKNIWKLFHKELENIFGDNGNNFLNQLFQINQKLNSQKMEKQILKKYYSYTIRNARENEFEKIGRLLVEVYSALKGFPQKQEQPQYYEMLENVGKLTKKKGVELLVAVSKQKHIGGVVVYFNDIKDYGSGGTATQEKNACGFRLLAVEPDARGLGIGKLLTEHCIEKGRKSNCETMIIHTTNSMKIAWAMYERLGFKRAGDLDFMQGNLPVFGFRLKLKSPKTVR; the protein is encoded by the coding sequence ATGAATTTAGAAGAACTGGGATATTTATCTGTGGGGTCTCAAATGAGACGAATCTATGAAAAACTTCAAATTGAAGGAGATAATATTTATAAAAATATTGGCCTGGGATTTAAATCCAGTTGGTTTCCTATATATTATCTACTGAGTCAAAGTAACAGGGCGCTCACCGTTATGGAAATAACCAACAAAATTTCTTACAGTAGAATTACGACGAAAAATGTAGTAAGAGAACTCCAAAAAGCAGGATATGTAAATGTTGTACACAACCCTACAGACAGCCGTTCCAAATTGATAAACTTAAGTGAAAAAGGAAAAAGTATCGAACCTCAGCTTAAAAATATCTGGAAGCTGTTTCATAAAGAACTGGAAAACATATTTGGTGATAACGGAAATAATTTTTTAAACCAACTTTTTCAAATCAACCAAAAGTTAAATTCGCAAAAAATGGAAAAGCAAATATTAAAAAAATATTACAGTTACACCATTAGAAATGCCCGGGAAAACGAATTTGAAAAAATCGGAAGGTTATTAGTTGAGGTTTACTCTGCCCTCAAAGGATTTCCACAAAAACAAGAACAGCCTCAATACTATGAAATGCTTGAAAATGTAGGAAAATTAACTAAAAAGAAAGGAGTAGAATTACTGGTAGCAGTTTCAAAACAAAAACACATAGGTGGTGTGGTGGTATATTTTAATGATATAAAAGATTACGGTTCGGGTGGCACTGCTACCCAAGAAAAAAATGCCTGCGGATTTAGGCTGCTTGCTGTAGAGCCCGATGCACGTGGGTTAGGAATAGGAAAATTACTTACTGAACATTGTATAGAAAAAGGCAGGAAAAGCAATTGTGAAACAATGATAATACACACAACAAATTCTATGAAAATTGCCTGGGCAATGTATGAAAGGTTAGGTTTTAAAAGAGCCGGCGATTTGGACTTTATGCAGGGAAATTTACCTGTATTTGGCTTCAGGTTAAAACTTAAATCACCAAAAACTGTACGATGA
- a CDS encoding YfiT family bacillithiol transferase, whose product MTSEEIEKLKYPIGKFDCPLEVSPQKIMDCISILEHFPDRLKNLVEKFNDARLDTAYRPGGWTVRQVIHHLSDSHLNAYIRFKWTLTEETPAIKAYYEDKWAKLPDYTAPIDISLNMLDALHKKWTLLLKSLDFQSLNKIYIHPESGENILKNVVGMYAWHSNHHFAHIQNLAKREGWV is encoded by the coding sequence ATGACCAGCGAAGAAATAGAAAAATTAAAGTATCCTATCGGAAAATTTGATTGTCCGCTTGAGGTTTCCCCTCAAAAAATTATGGATTGTATATCTATTTTAGAACATTTTCCGGATAGATTAAAAAATCTTGTAGAAAAATTTAATGATGCCAGGTTAGATACGGCATACAGGCCCGGAGGATGGACTGTCCGGCAGGTAATTCATCACCTTTCTGATAGTCATCTGAATGCTTATATACGATTTAAATGGACATTGACTGAGGAAACTCCCGCAATAAAGGCATATTATGAAGATAAGTGGGCAAAACTACCGGATTATACGGCTCCCATAGATATTTCATTAAATATGTTAGATGCCTTGCATAAAAAATGGACATTGTTGTTGAAAAGTCTTGATTTTCAGAGTTTAAACAAAATCTATATTCATCCGGAAAGTGGAGAGAATATATTAAAAAACGTGGTAGGCATGTATGCATGGCATAGTAATCATCATTTTGCTCATATCCAAAATTTGGCAAAAAGAGAAGGATGGGTTTAA